Genomic segment of Chelmon rostratus isolate fCheRos1 chromosome 2, fCheRos1.pri, whole genome shotgun sequence:
CTGTCCTTCCCTTCCTTCGTCTGTCTGACCGTCTTATCTGTCGGCCCCgctcctccctgcctcctgcagctgcaacGAGGGCCACAGACGCCTTCattgtcctcctcttcctcgccctcACGCTTCTGCACCCGGCCAGATCACACCTGCCACCTGCACAGGACGCAGGGCCCCGGGACCTTAGCCGCAGGGGCTTTCATCCATCCCTCACCTCGCCCTTCAGAGCCTCTCATCCCCTCATCCCGGCAGCCTGTCACTGAGGAATGGCCGGTGCAGAGGGCCAGGGCAGAGCGGGACACAGAGCGGCTGTTGTGaggatgtgtgttttatgtagAGCCAGAGGGAATCAGCGCAGGTGAGGTGTGTTTGAGTTTAGATTCGAGtcatatttcttcttttcaatGACATCCTTTTATGGCCGGCTAGCAGGATTGAGTGAATTGAATGAATGTCTGTCGTGAGGAACGTGGAcctgagagtgtgtgcgtgcataatAACATGCTGACAGTGAGGGTGGTGGCTCTGTCTCAGTGATTTATGAGAGTGTGCTGTGAAGGGTCTTCTGAGCAGGATATTGTTCCCTGACTGGTGacttctgcctctctttgtgtgtgtgtgtgtgtgtattttagagCGAGAAAGATTAAGAGGGAGAGTACTGCAGGTGAGCCCTCAATGTAATCAATCACCACCACGTCACAAGACCCAGGGCTTGTGGATTCAACTGATACCTGGtttaactgcattttttttttacatattcattATTTTCCTGGCAGATAAAGAAAGAACACACTCTGTATCTTCACTATACTTCAGGAAAGGAAGATAATAATCAACTTCATGCCTGAGGGGGGACCATGACAGCTCAACCACATGGCCCAACCAGTCCAGCACCCTGCACAAACCCCCTCAtccccctcaaacacacacacactcacacacacggtTTGCCACATCAGGATACAGTGCTGCACATGAATTCCGGTTTAAACAGTATTCTGCTCGGCTTACGCCAACAGATAAACCGCAGTTCTTATGCGACCGGTAATCACATCCTGGGCCAGGGGACAGGTCTGGAACTGAAAAGACTGTAGGGCCAATCAACCAAACACCAATGCCACACAAGACAATGCCTTGTCAGTGATATAACAGCCGACTGGGGAGGCAAATGCATCAACAAGCCGATGGGTGATGACATAAGCCTTACGGTCCGGCCATATTCAGCGATGGTCTTCATGAAGAAGGTCCAGCAGCGTGATCCTCCATAACTGTGTCACAAAATATTTCCAATGGCTTCATTAAACTGAAGGGCTCAAATGTGGCCTATTTTTGATTAAGTTATGACTTAAGATCTTCCTCAGGATCCTTGGCCATATTTATCTCACCTTTAAGAATTACACTGAAGAACATGGCTACTCTAAAGACACGATCGAGGAGTCAAAAAATTCTTCGCTGAAGGAATGAGACACATTTATCAAGCGATTTACTCCTGCTCATCCACCGATGATGATCGCACAGTTAATCATGTGTATGCTCTGAGGATGAAAAGCCAAACATATTTGGTTAAATTTAAAGCCAGTATCAAACCTTTTGACATCTATTTTACCATATGAAGATATTATGCCAGAGAAGTGTAGAGTTTAAAAATCAAGCATCCAGTCCTGCTAAATGCTAGCTATCTGAGCTCAGCAGAATGGCTGTAACCGCcatatctgtatatatatatctgttACACAGTTTGGCAAAAAGCCTTTAACTTCACACCCTTGTCTCTCAACCAAAGATGCTCTCTAACAGCTAAACCTGAACCATCCCTGTCTCAGCTTCATCGTTTCTGTagttgctgctgtctgtctttataGGGCTGCATCATTATTTCTGTGATATTGTTGGTTAATATCTCCAGTAGTAGTGCTGCCGGTAGAGGTGGTGGCCCAACATGCAATAAGGGTAATTCTCCTAACCTTTTCTTAATTTTACGTATTGCTTTAGATTTAATATTGATCATCATGACCAGTGTTATATGGTACAGTCAATCCAAGACTCAGAAGCTGTGTGCTCAGCTCTGTTTCTGGACTGCAACCACCTACTCTAAACCAACTCGAGACTTGTGATGCTCTCTTGATGCTCTCTTAAATTTCATTTCCAAAGACATTTGATAAATGGCTTGATCACAAACTTTTTATGTATCTAGACTGTGAGTCGAAGCAGAAATTAAAGTTTTTATGTTATCTTTACTGCTATCTTTCTCCTAAGTCTGAAATTTCATTTTTAGTAATTTGACACAGACAGGCCCCGTTCCAGAAATCCTGGTGACATTCATattcagactgcagcagtgtCACTTTGACTCTCCATCACGGTGTTGATCTCAGGATGGGAAGCAGGCCAGAGATCTTGAGAATACTGATTAATTCAggttctgtgttgttttaaagaaaGTATTTTCAAGGCCAATGAATTATTCTAGAAAATCTCCCAAATCCACTAATTTGAAATGAGTTGTCAGTCCCCAAAGGAATCCTTCAGTCACGTCAGTCCAACATTCAAACTCACAGACTGACCTGATAGCATCATTACTGAGTGACACGCAGACGTGAGCTCAGTGGTTTGGCGTGGAGGTGGACGTGTGTGAGCGGCAGCAGTCCGcctgctgtgctctgctgtgagAGTGAGACCTGCCAGCTCGCCGAACTCTCACTGCTCCAAATCTCCACTCAAGCCCAAACACACTAACAAAAATGCCATTGTGTGGCCTTTCACCAGGACCGAGCATCAGCGCTAACAGACATTGTCTTTGCTTTCCCCCTGCCGTGTATTTTCAGAATGATTATTGTATGGCACATACAATATGTTAACATTATCATTGTGAGGGGAACGGGGCCTGTTATTATGGAGCAGGAAATGACCTGCCAGGACCCCTGGTGACCTCAGAGGGAAAGCGATGACCTCAGTCTGACCCTTATGTTTGTCCTGGGCTTCGACTGTGATGGAGGCAGGTCGGCTGCTCTGCGGACTGGGGAGGAGAGGGTGATAGGTGGGGTTACTCTGAAACAAGGAATGCAACAATGTGCTGGAAATTCCCACTGAGGTGCCAGTTTTAAAAGGAGGCACCAGTCCTAGTGCAAATGtagctgatttttattttgggaTATTAGATGGCATACTTCTATCTATATGTCAGTATAATGGCCTGACAGGGTCAAAATGCAGTCCAGTTTtgctgaggagggaaaaaaaacccctccaaAATGGTTAAGTGGTTATTCTTGACAAAATTGCACCCTCTTTTGATCAACTATGGGTACTGCTTCCCCAAATGAACTTGCACACAAGGCAAAGGCAGAAATACTCCCATCACATCTTCATAATCTaaaaaacatgctaaatgaGCAGTTTCTCAAAACTTTATTTCCAATTTGACAGCATTTCACATCATTGCCCATTTCACAAACACCTGTGTCCCATCTCCCATGTCTTTTCTCGCATACAATCTAATCTCATGTATTCACTAATCTCATGGTCAAAAAACAccacttacaaaaaaaaagggaaaaaaatcatacaaaatgtagaaaatatgaCTGATGAACATCAAAAACAAGCAGCTGGGATGACACAGAATCAGAGCTTCAAATTCGTTCAAACATAAACGTCAGTCAGGGGCAAGTAGAAAAAAGTTGTAAGTGCAAAAGAGATAAGATTGGAAAAGACTGTCACCTTCATACTGAAGAACTAGAAGATTAAAAtcttagaacacggcttatgTGAGTAAAGACATGAGACTGAAAACACTTGGGGCCTTCAGCTActcgtttaaaaaaaaaaaatatcccaCAACCATACATACTTTAGGGGAGGGGGATACAAAGTCCAGATTTGAACATGAAAATGAAGCGTCAAGTCTGAGGAAAGTGTGACAAAGTTTGCATGTAGCTGAacaaactcaaaaacacacagacaaaaaaagcaaaagtcaTGACGAAGCTGCTGGAGATCTGAGCACACAGTGACCTCGAGTTTATCGCAAGGCACAAAGGCACGAGATAAACCCATCACTACCATAAGATGATGTTAACAGTCCATGTCTGGGTTCAGGGATggttacaaaaagaaaaaagtggaaGCATTTGAGTCACACTTAACGTCATTCGCATACATACAAATAGTCGGCTGCATGTTGTAGCGGGGGTGGTGtgcgtctgtttctgtgtgctaGTGTGGCAGGAGTAGTTTAGAGGGCGTCCAGCAGACTGTCGATGCGGCTGACGAGCTCCTGTCTCTTGCTGGTCAGAGTCTTCTCGCTCTCGATGTAAGCCTCTTTCTTCACCTTGCCCGCCACCAGCCGCTCCGCCTCCTGGCAGGAGCGACACACCAGCTCCTTCACCTGGCCATCCAGCTTCTGCACCTCCCCGACCTGAGAGCACAGAGAGGGGAGTGAGGCTCACCTGCCCATCCAGGTCAGTCAACAACAATCCAATCGCGCGTAACTCACCTTATCGGCCAAGTCGGAGCCCTCGGCTTTGAGGCGAGCCTGCAGTGAGCTGATCTCGTTGGTGAGGGCGCGGTGGTCGGCCTCCAGAGTCTTCCGGCCGCTGTTGAGCGCCCCGGTGTCGCGGGACTGCTTGTAGCGGTTGACCACCTCGTCCATGTGTCGGTACAGACCCAGGCGCTTGTTGACCAGAGTCAGCACCTGCTCCGTGATGGAGGCCACCTTCATGCGCACCTCAGCCGCAGGGTCCTGACCAAAGATGAAAGACATAAAAACCGATTTAAAACATACGAAGTGAAGCGGCAAGAGCtgaatgaagacagaagaaagcagAATATCTGCCAAAGGAGGGAAGTGTAAGAATAAATgaggcaaacaggaagcagggtCCCTTTATTGTTGTCATACCTTTGTGATAGCAAAGTCCAGGCGGACGTAGATGAtgacagtgaagaagaggatgtAGAAGGCTCCTACGACCAAGAGAGGCTCCTGCAGCATCAGGATCTTATTGAAGTTATAATGAACCTGGTAATTACAAAAGAGGTTTATCAATTAAGATCTCAACAAAATTTCACAGCTCAAATTCACACAACTGTGAAGTAAATTTAGTGAGGCTGAAGTTTTTCCCCAGCACAGCACATACAGCCTCAACTCCTAAAGAGTTGGAACACAGTGTACAATGTTAAtcaaaacagaatgcagtgattTGTAAATCTGCTTTGCTCtatattcaatttaaaaaaagagtacAAAGAGATCTAAtgttaaaactgaaacttacattttttgttgttgtttttgtttttaaatatactCTCATtctgtgttacatcaccttttcttttacCAACACTCAGTAATTGTTTGGGAGCTGAGGACAATAATTGTCTCGACTGCTCTACGACTTCAGGTGCTCAACAATCTAGGATCTGCCCGCAGGCAACTGAGTACCTGCACTCTTTTACTGCAAAGCCACAATGCTGTAACACATGCACAATGCAGCTCGGCATTGTCTTGTTAAAATAAGCAGGGACGTCCCTGAAGAAGACGTCATCTGGATAGCAGCATATGTTCCGAAACCTGAATGTACCTTCCTGCATTAATGGCGCCTTCACAGATGTGCTAATTACCCAAGGCATGGGCACTAACACACCCCCATAcaatcacagatgctggcttttgaattTTGAGCTGGTAACAATCTGGATGGTCTTTTTCATCTCTAGCCTGGAGGACACGAcatccatgatttccaaaaacagcttGACATgtggactcgtcagaccacagcacacttttccactttgcgTTAGTCCATCTCAGATGAGCTCCGGCCCAGAGTCGTCAAGTCgtgtgtttccaaaaaaaaccccaaacattAATGGTCTGCGCAAAAGCATGTATCTGACTGATTggttgactgttttttttttttttctccaatgtttttttttctttggtatTTTATGCCTTTAGAGAGTAATGgctgagagatgagaggaaatgaggggagagaaaTGGTGAAcgacaaaacaacaaaggtcCCCAGCCATTCTAGAGTCAGGAATGTTGGGGTCACTGGTCTGTCTTAACCTATAAGCCATGGGGCGCCCTGTATGAGATGTTCTTTCCCTAAACTGAAACCCCACCTTTAGAGAGTTAAATAACCTCATTTTTAGTGCTGGAATAATTACTGAATTCATTAGTTAGTTGCAGGACTAAATATTGATAAATTACTACTCCGATAATGATGAATCAAGTAATACatgaagtaaaaatacaaaaccgGTGCTGCTGAAAGCTTCTCAAGTATCTGGacattgcatgtttttctttgaaacACATTGTTGTAAACTCAACACCTTGTTTTGACTGTTGATGCTGAGAAGCGACATTACTGTGAATAACGTATTCTAAAAGTACAGTATAGCCATACATAGCACTCTCATATTCATAATATcccacaaacataaacatactgACAACTGAGCTACAGTGATGCTTTACCAGTGAGTTTACCAATTTATACAAATAACTCTGAACCTCCTCAAGTTTGGAACAAGGACAAATGTAAACAGAcctgttcctgtttttattcagcaaaCTCCAGATAACTCAGTAAACCTGCTTCTTAGAACAGTTTGTTTGTCCTGAGGATGGCTCTGTGGGCAAGACCAAAGGTCCATACTACAGGTAGCACAAAGCTCATTCTAAGATATGTTGTGTGTAGTGTTTAAACTCTGGCCTGAAGGTCACACAAGAAGAGAGCTCACTGAGTTCTACAGCTCTGCGGGTTATCTGGCTCCAATGTATCTGGACATTTTGGTTAATAACACTGTGGCTGCTCAGGTTTAATCCCAGGCCACCCAAGGCATTTCCTGTTTCCCAAGAAATATAATACGAGGAAAAACCCTGTTTGCAGGggaaacatttagaaaatatgTAGGCCTCCTGTTTACCTTTAAAACATatgcaacagctgtgtgtgtgtgtcttaccacAACATCTTGAATGTGATGCTCCACCAGGTTGTTCTTGGTGGCGACCAGCACTGGTCGGCCAAACGTATCCAGATATGTGTAGTGCAGCTGGTTTGGCATGCGATCAATTTTGTAAGGTGTATCCACGTGGATGTTTCTGATAGGACATCACAGGGAAAATATGAGGAATCAGCATCAAACACTGCAAAAATCTCTTCTCAGCCCAAACAAattggagatttttttttgcaaacactGACCTGGCTCCCTCTGGCAGGATTATTTTCACAGTGAGTGAGTCAATGACCTGGTCGTCATACACATGGTCAACTAGTCTCATCTTCAGTGCATACTGGTCACCTAGACGATAAAAACATGTGACATGTTAGCAACACATAATGGAACTCTGTGATTAGGAAGGACGTGTGTAAATGGGAAGCTGCCTGCCCTGCTGAGGTAGCCACTTAGCAAGACACTGGTTTGTTCTCAGTTATTTGCCTTTACCTCTCAAAACATGAGTATGAATCCAAGTTCCCTCCTATGTTTGGGTTAGTTAAGCTGCGTTTCCATCAAACATGGTCAGTATTATACCCTTGAAAGCTGTATCTAACTCATACCTACTGTCAGACTGACCGATTACTGCTAACCCTTTCCTCTGGTCTGCTTGCATTCACCGCCACTTTTCTGCTACTCACTCGCTACGCACTGAGTTATGCTACTCTTATAACAACAAGAACACAACGGAGGGCATTGAATGTTTCatgttctttcttctctgtaTGTGGTTGCTTAATACCAAAAGGAGATAAGCTTTGtttgagaaaaggctgcaggcaggcaagaaaaaaaactgctgcaaaaaaCTGACTAACCACTGGTCTGCAGTGCAACACTCGCTTGGAACTTTAACAGAGGGGCAACGAAGAAACGGGCTGCAATGAACTGAACTGGACTGCTTGGTGGACAGGAAGCTTTAGTGTTATTAGAAATCAACTCACCCAGGGTATAAAGGTACTCATAGCTGGGCAAATTGTAGCCAATGATGTAGTGGGTCTTCCATCCTCCAAACAAGGGGAAGCGAGGCCTGATCTCCACCTCCACGGAGTCATCCAGAACCTGCAGATGGGAGGTGGAGATGTTGCCAATCTCATCTCTGTAGTAGACGTCCTGGGCTGAGGCAGGAAGGATAGTCTGTTGAGGAGAAGGCATATGTAGTtattatcatcaccatcaccttAACAGCAAAAACAAGTCAGTCAACAGGGGTAATGTGTGTAATGCGATACCTTGAAGGATTTGACAGACGAGATGCCGCTGTCTGACTGACGCTGATAATCGTAACGTGAAAAAGGCCCCTTCAGGACGGCTCCTGTGTGCCTCAAGTCGATGGTCTCTTCCACAGCAATGTTACCCCAATGAGAGACTTCAATGGTCctaatgatgctgctgatggtgaGGAAGGGTGTGTTGTTTTCATAATGGATCTTCATCGTATCCTGGACAGCAGAGAACATGCAAAAAGCAGAACGTTTTGGCAACTTTCTCACAGCTTCAATCGAAGCTTGTCAAATCGGGTCAGAGCTGTACCTCACTGAACGGAGCCACGTCGCGGAAGGGTCCATACTCAATGATGTCATCATTCTTGTTGGGGTTGCCCAGCTTGGTGTAGCTCTCCACAGTCTTGGAGGCCAGACGGACACGTGTGGTCTGGCTGCGGGTAGGGTACGGGGAGTACAGGTAGTGGCTCCCCTGAAAGATCACCAGCTGGCGCTCAGCCTGGGTGACGTGTGTGGGGAAGGGCTTCAGCACGTGGCTGAATGTCATCTCCACCTTCGCTTTCACCTGAGCACCTGCTGCCAGAGCTGAGGGCAGCtgcactttgtaaaactgaCCACTGCATGGGAACAGATGGGACACAACAGAGAGGGGCATGGGTAACATACATCTGCATAATGatgttaatgctgctgctgtgggacaACAACCTTATCTTGTGTGTCCTTGGCAAAAGgtaaaacaaattcaaaaagtTCTATCACAAGTGCCACTGGGACACTTCAGAGTCAGTTCACTCAGTTATCAAACACTGGTTTAAATACAATtatgcagtgtgttttcatcattttagctGCTTATACAGGTTTGGGAATTACCTTTGGCCCGGAAGTGATGTCTGTTGGAGTTCAAGTGagccatcctcctcctcatcaccctTCACCTGTAAAAACATGGTGGTTTAAGCAGTCTCTTCGAAATCAAAACACTTATAAGCAAATTACAGGACGAGCAAGAGATTTATAATGCAATGGATAATAGTTCTTTAAATGAACCATGTATAGCTTATTATTCTatctaaaaacacaacattgaatCCGTCACGTTAGTAGTGGAAGGGGCAGGCCTGCGCAGTCACACGCGGAAGTGAGCTGCCCAGCGCATACGTGTCATTCAGCCACTGACAGAGCGTGCGCCGCTGCGGAAGTTAATGTCTTCTTACCCACATCCTTAGCAATTCTGAATGAATTATCTAATCTTGGTCGAGCTGTTCGGTGCATTTGTGCTCACAACACATCAGCTGAAGCTAATACTTTGCACTAAGCAATATAAATCTTGAAAGAGTAGCTACCCTTCGTTGACTGCGGCCGTTTGACTTCGGAGCTTGCAGAGCTCACTGAATCATATCACATAGCCCTAGCTAATAGCTGTCATTCCATGCATTCAATGAACGCATTGAATAGTAGCATGCTATAAGCCCGTGCACTACTGCCGCTGTCGatttaacacagaaaaatgcaacatCTGAGAGCAGTAAGGTTTCGCTCAGCCGACATATGTGTAGCTTAAGTTTACTATGGAgtagctaacaagctaaagcTAGCGAGCCGGTTCCAAGCAGGGGTGCTGGCGTTGTTTCATTCACTCGTGTTTGTCTCACCGAGGCTCCGATGTATGCCAGATGCGGGGCCAGGTCAGCCTCTACCGCTAAGATGAAGCTCTGGACGGCAGAGTGTCCCTGGTTGGACAGCACGATCTCCGCGGTGATCTTGGCCAGATGAGTGCTCAAGTCCACtgtcctcttcacctcctcgtTTACCAACCCGTCCGCTGAAACCTTCGAGCTCAGAACCGCCAGAAGCAGCAAGCAAGCGGCCAGCAGTGGCGACTTCCGAGTCATGGTTAAAGAAATTAAAGAGCACAAATGCCTGAATAACAGCGGGAAGATTTTGGGGTAATGTAGAGCAGCAAAGAAAGGCCGCCGTGCCGCTCTACATCAGAAAGGATGACGCTTCATTCAGTCGGACGTGATGACGTCACGGCGCGCTCTGTACAACGCACTGTGCGTCGCATGTGCCTGTGAAATCTGACATAGAAAAACATCATGTATGCAGGTTTTTTAAACGATGAAACGTTTTACTAATGAATTTTGGTCCTTGTTAGACTGTCTGGCCATGAAATGTCTGTGCTAGCGACCTTTTCTGGCTTGCCAAAGGCACCCGTGTTATTCTACCGtcaatatataaaaataaacgAATGAACGAATCGTCGTAAATTCTACACCTGCGTCATAAATAGTTAACCGATCATGTTCACAGCCGAAATAACGGTGGCTCCTCTCCTCCAATCGCCTctccccatttccatctttcccagGCCAATCGCGCatcgccatttccatctttcacCGGACGGCCAATCGACGACCGACATTTCCATCTTCATTACTGTCGTTGCGTAACGTTACTGTCACAGTGCATGTCGTGCAGATAGTGTCATTGTTAATTACGGTCCCCCCTGTGTAGATTCAGATACATTCACTGAATGTCCAGCAGACTCCAGGAGGGCTTCCACAGATGAACCAGGAGTGTGAGGCTGCATCCCCGGCAGTCAAGCCTCCTTCACTGCTTTTCAGCCACTTAGGGGACCTTGTTCACTGCGTCAACATCAAGGTGCTTGGAAGGAAGTAGGGCCTCTTTTTAGCCGCCTGTTGTTAACGCTGGTGAGTTATCATGGTGgggttatttttcttatccaaaaatacaattatctgatgctgtgacaagttacactctgacagatgtgttacTTTCTGcctgtgatattgtgtgtttttgattttgctgtactcaTACTGTATTTATCAGGGTGTGGATGAGTgcagtgtcccagggatggacAGAGGCAGAGTATTTGGTGGGGCTGAGGAttgaaactggacaaacactgagcgaccatcaaagccctgtggcagaaGTGTCTGCTTATACCACTCGCTGCTGGTCCTGTGGCAAATCTGCATGGCACCACGTGAAGCTGGCAACAGGACGCTTCAGGTTTTGTAGAAATaaacctgaatttaaaccaggtgtggagagcatgacatgttgtgtctttGCATCAACAGGATCCCCCTGCCAAGTGGCCAGACTCGTAGAGTCCTTCTGTAGAGGCCAGCTCTTTGTGGCAGCTATAGCCGCGGtaatttattgttgttattattgtgttgTCACATCGGGGTAGGCGGGTCCCGTGCTGGTGGTACAGACTAATGTTCTGCTGGTAAGTAGATAATAAGATCATGGGTTTTGTAGCTCCCTCCAGTAACAGACGCGATGAGGCAGAGATCATGGTTAAAACAGGGCTTCATTCCTGGAACCAACCCGTGACAACTgatagaaaagagaaaataaaatacagtacaataaaTATATGCACGTATGTATGTCTTGTATTCACAGCTCTGAATTTCCCTGTACAGCTATAAAACAGACAATACACTGAGCCACCACAAAGACAAACGGTATAAACATAAATTTGATACCTCGTAGGCTGCGTACTACTTGAGAAGGGCTAAATCTTGCTTTCTCCGTCTTTTCCCTTGTCTTCTTTCTTCCAGTTAAGTGTACAACATTTATTTACCTATGGAAAGTTGATAACCTTAAATTGCTCTGTCATTCTTCCTTCTGGTCTCTTTTGGCGCTTTTTCAGTGCTCTCTTAATGAGgtgttttctttaatgtgcTGAACTAAACATTTAACTGCAGATGTGAGGCAGTTATGGGTTTTTA
This window contains:
- the rpn1 gene encoding dolichyl-diphosphooligosaccharide--protein glycosyltransferase subunit 1, whose amino-acid sequence is MTRKSPLLAACLLLLAVLSSKVSADGLVNEEVKRTVDLSTHLAKITAEIVLSNQGHSAVQSFILAVEADLAPHLAYIGASVKGDEEEDGSLELQQTSLPGQSGQFYKVQLPSALAAGAQVKAKVEMTFSHVLKPFPTHVTQAERQLVIFQGSHYLYSPYPTRSQTTRVRLASKTVESYTKLGNPNKNDDIIEYGPFRDVAPFSEDTMKIHYENNTPFLTISSIIRTIEVSHWGNIAVEETIDLRHTGAVLKGPFSRYDYQRQSDSGISSVKSFKTILPASAQDVYYRDEIGNISTSHLQVLDDSVEVEIRPRFPLFGGWKTHYIIGYNLPSYEYLYTLGDQYALKMRLVDHVYDDQVIDSLTVKIILPEGARNIHVDTPYKIDRMPNQLHYTYLDTFGRPVLVATKNNLVEHHIQDVVVHYNFNKILMLQEPLLVVGAFYILFFTVIIYVRLDFAITKDPAAEVRMKVASITEQVLTLVNKRLGLYRHMDEVVNRYKQSRDTGALNSGRKTLEADHRALTNEISSLQARLKAEGSDLADKVGEVQKLDGQVKELVCRSCQEAERLVAGKVKKEAYIESEKTLTSKRQELVSRIDSLLDAL